The following coding sequences lie in one Capsicum annuum cultivar UCD-10X-F1 chromosome 5, UCD10Xv1.1, whole genome shotgun sequence genomic window:
- the LOC107853915 gene encoding protein S-acyltransferase 8 isoform X2, translating into MAKPKKVYQSWKGNNKFLFDGRLIFGPDAKSLIVTFTLIVVPIVLFCVFVASNLAREFTTGTTGYAILVLAIVFTIYVLILLFSTSTKDPGIVPRNSHPPEDVLGYDSSASIEVGKPLPRTKEILVNGLPVRVKYCETCMLYRPPRCSHCSVCNNCVERFDHHCPWVGQCIGKRNYRCFFLFVSSTALLCVYVFSVSAYYLKLLVDDYGTVWKAIKVSPASVALMAYCFVSLWFVGGLTGFHLYLISRNQTTYENFRQRGLRGDNRINVYYRGCMNSFLEVFCSKIEPSKNNFRGYVHEEAPKMTSKGGNIHVTDVDTSDDDRRVKVEDDLEIGDDLMKISQRRNSQDIGDIRGRGSDRSPISRSELDFGFGLESQFSSRSESRHSEW; encoded by the exons atGGCTAAGCCTAAGAAAGTGTACCAGTCTTGGAAGGGCAACAAT AAATTCTTGTTCGATGGGAGGCTGATTTTCGGACCAGATGCCAAGTCATTGATCGTCACCTTTACGCTTATCGTTGTCcctattgttttattttgtgtatttgtTGCAAGTAATCTTGCTCGGGAATTCACAACTGGAACTACAGGATATGCAATTCTGGTCTTAGCAATTGTCTTCACAATCTAT GTCTTGATTCTTCTATTTTCAACATCAACTAAGGATCCTGGCATTGTTCCACGCAATTCTCATCCTCCAGAGGATGTATTAGGTTACGATTCTTCAGCTTCCATTGAAGTTGGGAAACCTTTGCCTCGCACCAAAGAAATCCTTGTAAATGGTCTGCCAGTGAGAGTTAAATATTGTGAAACATGCATGTTGTATCGTCCACCAAGATGCTCTCATTGTTCAGTATGTAATAACTGTGTGGAGCGTTTTGATCACCATTGCCCTTGGGTGGGTCAATGCATTGGAAAG CGCAACTATCGTTGCTTCTTCCTATTTGTTTCTTCAACTGCTCTTCTCTGCGTTTACGTCTTTTCGGTGTCGGCATATTATCTTAAACTTCTTGTGGATGATTATGGAACTGTTTGGAAGGCTATCAAAGTATCGCCAGCTTCAGTGGCGCTGATGGCATATTGTTTTGTTTCGCTATGGTTTGTTGGAGGTCTCACTGGCTTCCATTTGTATCTCATAAGTAGAAATCAG ACCACATATGAGAACTTCCGTCAACGAGGACTAAGAGGAGACAACAGGATCAATGTATATTACCGTGGTTGCATGAACAGTTTTCTTGAAGTATTCTGCTCGAAGATAGAACCTTCGAAGAACAATTTCCGCGGATATGTACATGAAGAGGCACCAAAGATGACTAGCAAAGGCGGCAACATTCATGTAACAGACGTTGACACCTCTGACGATGATAGAAGAGTCAAGGTAGAAGACGATCTTGAGATTGGAGATGATCTGATGAAGATATCCCAACGACGTAATTCTCAAGACATTGGAGATATTAGAGGTAGAGGAAGTGACAGGTCGCCCATAAGTCGTTCTGAGCTTGACTTTGGATTTGGTCTCGAGTCGCAGTTTTCCTCAAGATCTGAGAGCCGCCATTCTGAATGGTGA
- the LOC107853915 gene encoding protein S-acyltransferase 8 isoform X3, translating to MATPKRVYQSWKGNNKFLFDGRLIFGPDAKSLIVTFTLIVVPIVLFCVFVASNLAREFTTGTTGYAILVLAIVFTIYVLILLFSTSTKDPGIVPRNSHPPEDVLGYDSSASIEVGKPLPRTKEILVNGLPVRVKYCETCMLYRPPRCSHCSVCNNCVERFDHHCPWVGQCIGKRNYRCFFLFVSSTALLCVYVFSVSAYYLKLLVDDYGTVWKAIKVSPASVALMAYCFVSLWFVGGLTGFHLYLISRNQTTYENFRQRGLRGDNRINVYYRGCMNSFLEVFCSKIEPSKNNFRGYVHEEAPKMTSKGGNIHVTDVDTSDDDRRVKVEDDLEIGDDLMKISQRRNSQDIGDIRGRGSDRSPISRSELDFGFGLESQFSSRSESRHSEW from the exons atggcCACGCCTAAGAGAGTGTACCAGTCTTGGAAGGGGAACAAT AAATTCTTGTTCGATGGGAGGCTGATTTTCGGACCAGATGCCAAGTCATTGATCGTCACCTTTACGCTTATCGTTGTCcctattgttttattttgtgtatttgtTGCAAGTAATCTTGCTCGGGAATTCACAACTGGAACTACAGGATATGCAATTCTGGTCTTAGCAATTGTCTTCACAATCTAT GTCTTGATTCTTCTATTTTCAACATCAACTAAGGATCCTGGCATTGTTCCACGCAATTCTCATCCTCCAGAGGATGTATTAGGTTACGATTCTTCAGCTTCCATTGAAGTTGGGAAACCTTTGCCTCGCACCAAAGAAATCCTTGTAAATGGTCTGCCAGTGAGAGTTAAATATTGTGAAACATGCATGTTGTATCGTCCACCAAGATGCTCTCATTGTTCAGTATGTAATAACTGTGTGGAGCGTTTTGATCACCATTGCCCTTGGGTGGGTCAATGCATTGGAAAG CGCAACTATCGTTGCTTCTTCCTATTTGTTTCTTCAACTGCTCTTCTCTGCGTTTACGTCTTTTCGGTGTCGGCATATTATCTTAAACTTCTTGTGGATGATTATGGAACTGTTTGGAAGGCTATCAAAGTATCGCCAGCTTCAGTGGCGCTGATGGCATATTGTTTTGTTTCGCTATGGTTTGTTGGAGGTCTCACTGGCTTCCATTTGTATCTCATAAGTAGAAATCAG ACCACATATGAGAACTTCCGTCAACGAGGACTAAGAGGAGACAACAGGATCAATGTATATTACCGTGGTTGCATGAACAGTTTTCTTGAAGTATTCTGCTCGAAGATAGAACCTTCGAAGAACAATTTCCGCGGATATGTACATGAAGAGGCACCAAAGATGACTAGCAAAGGCGGCAACATTCATGTAACAGACGTTGACACCTCTGACGATGATAGAAGAGTCAAGGTAGAAGACGATCTTGAGATTGGAGATGATCTGATGAAGATATCCCAACGACGTAATTCTCAAGACATTGGAGATATTAGAGGTAGAGGAAGTGACAGGTCGCCCATAAGTCGTTCTGAGCTTGACTTTGGATTTGGTCTCGAGTCGCAGTTTTCCTCAAGATCTGAGAGCCGCCATTCTGAATGGTGA
- the LOC107853915 gene encoding protein S-acyltransferase 8 isoform X1, with product MVFSVVSRNSITFFLNCFYLSRFKIEKFLFDGRLIFGPDAKSLIVTFTLIVVPIVLFCVFVASNLAREFTTGTTGYAILVLAIVFTIYVLILLFSTSTKDPGIVPRNSHPPEDVLGYDSSASIEVGKPLPRTKEILVNGLPVRVKYCETCMLYRPPRCSHCSVCNNCVERFDHHCPWVGQCIGKRNYRCFFLFVSSTALLCVYVFSVSAYYLKLLVDDYGTVWKAIKVSPASVALMAYCFVSLWFVGGLTGFHLYLISRNQTTYENFRQRGLRGDNRINVYYRGCMNSFLEVFCSKIEPSKNNFRGYVHEEAPKMTSKGGNIHVTDVDTSDDDRRVKVEDDLEIGDDLMKISQRRNSQDIGDIRGRGSDRSPISRSELDFGFGLESQFSSRSESRHSEW from the exons ATGGTATTTTCTGTTGTTTCTCGTAATTCCATTACTTTCTTTCTGAACTGCTTTTACTTGAGCCGGTTTAAGATAGAG AAATTCTTGTTCGATGGGAGGCTGATTTTCGGACCAGATGCCAAGTCATTGATCGTCACCTTTACGCTTATCGTTGTCcctattgttttattttgtgtatttgtTGCAAGTAATCTTGCTCGGGAATTCACAACTGGAACTACAGGATATGCAATTCTGGTCTTAGCAATTGTCTTCACAATCTAT GTCTTGATTCTTCTATTTTCAACATCAACTAAGGATCCTGGCATTGTTCCACGCAATTCTCATCCTCCAGAGGATGTATTAGGTTACGATTCTTCAGCTTCCATTGAAGTTGGGAAACCTTTGCCTCGCACCAAAGAAATCCTTGTAAATGGTCTGCCAGTGAGAGTTAAATATTGTGAAACATGCATGTTGTATCGTCCACCAAGATGCTCTCATTGTTCAGTATGTAATAACTGTGTGGAGCGTTTTGATCACCATTGCCCTTGGGTGGGTCAATGCATTGGAAAG CGCAACTATCGTTGCTTCTTCCTATTTGTTTCTTCAACTGCTCTTCTCTGCGTTTACGTCTTTTCGGTGTCGGCATATTATCTTAAACTTCTTGTGGATGATTATGGAACTGTTTGGAAGGCTATCAAAGTATCGCCAGCTTCAGTGGCGCTGATGGCATATTGTTTTGTTTCGCTATGGTTTGTTGGAGGTCTCACTGGCTTCCATTTGTATCTCATAAGTAGAAATCAG ACCACATATGAGAACTTCCGTCAACGAGGACTAAGAGGAGACAACAGGATCAATGTATATTACCGTGGTTGCATGAACAGTTTTCTTGAAGTATTCTGCTCGAAGATAGAACCTTCGAAGAACAATTTCCGCGGATATGTACATGAAGAGGCACCAAAGATGACTAGCAAAGGCGGCAACATTCATGTAACAGACGTTGACACCTCTGACGATGATAGAAGAGTCAAGGTAGAAGACGATCTTGAGATTGGAGATGATCTGATGAAGATATCCCAACGACGTAATTCTCAAGACATTGGAGATATTAGAGGTAGAGGAAGTGACAGGTCGCCCATAAGTCGTTCTGAGCTTGACTTTGGATTTGGTCTCGAGTCGCAGTTTTCCTCAAGATCTGAGAGCCGCCATTCTGAATGGTGA